The following are encoded in a window of Podospora pseudoanserina strain CBS 124.78 chromosome 6, whole genome shotgun sequence genomic DNA:
- the CSF1 gene encoding Macrophage colony-stimulating factor 1 receptor (COG:S; EggNog:ENOG503NVH8) has translation MSGWFSNETAFNAQFCGILIACGVLSTFSLLYFNRVFASIVSWGIRTYTWHQYRIYIDIQALQISLLAGRIFFTGLRYHGNNETILVQNGHITWAYWLRRVRHVEIGKAKGKGNKQDVASDEHSRRTPCRVVVSLRGLEWFIYNRSPAYDSIVAGLSNSEKLVDEVHHGLDDKDVPAGPPSRLRRRPSRRSSASRSPSAGRFTAQNDRSDTQEKRRDSFLSSASDTGRDEESSSPSGVDDIPLFLQTLPIHLKCKGAAMVMGNENTTAVLIVKTESFSGEIDATATETDTTDPYRQCFRLKFKHPVIEMKENPDFKEDQVNRAEREKQSAQGSLSPPKKRSFLRGQKSRLREGLRGFIPFWNKSVESFSPSSRGIGTAASQVPGSGHWQGLSRYLSEEAEDQKSRWSSIEYAAVPTLLDSPEATLTIYWDVPGLVQPMTASPAEKAPELLSNINGDEPPAWAIKLSINGGSVNYGPWADRHRAELQRIFVPSLCKDAVPTPHLVPGAYRVPTQFKFYLELEDTTNIRIPVREESKNWRWKGKEPDPNNNTRANETRKSRARSKKSDQAAKVHQRPYGWLDIKAPVNTTVTYSMDMTAGSSGYSNSLNVDFPSTEISSSINHEVLWKSGRQRISCDLSTPLRWNSLRQWHFNIASDDLSLFLLRDHIFLLTDLVDDWTTGPPPDYMVFTPFRYHVNLQLPNVRIFLNLNDANIINSPTDLDDNTFLIISSPLLRCVTSVPIDTFRPSKNAIPFDIRAENASVDLHVPPWNTQAPFLTSKEVGHLENLVVDGAYHYNATTSPSNIDTIVLNISGQSPFAQLHGFLVRYMLVLKDNYFGEDVHFKTLEEYQDMLRLKANDPSAELANKPPPKKTNDLDVILSIRADDPKILLPVNLYSCQRHIRIDTANLALDLRFTNYYMDMELTLAPLNLSLGNTESGAETPISATSSTQLFVDGITVYGHRLFGLPPAEPTYMCNWDLSVGAVTGECTAEFLTTLVSAGKAFVFCLDDEENALIILSSIVVYDVTFLRVFVESVQIWIHVEEAAFLLSTGLIDVNFNDWAGSHYSKRANVKIPDIKLSCVNAESATRYKTRPQHPVETDALVETSVRLAMIGRKANFSEERRLQQELIRRHDQRTHRTPFLVLPGFTDDFVPELVDPPSQSVPPVPLPLTIADVGGDDRASLNSRGTSRRSRGLRHKSSFLSIASSGQSSILKPASSPRPSGLGKQSDQYLRSPVRHRFGGRGSLHGRELSPSTRHSAFYSAPEDSQQRQDVVHNTVAFSSQYFAPYFPLENVKPSHKEVLLQSIEADDDDDDFDSSDFNLGDIDPSQLSEELPYTGVLVEFPNGLTAFCNPTSLRHVATLLGALQPVDPDVILDAMQISSVQEVLDMQKDQHLKGRIGDILVKLPHANLRLVNSSDPNSIEQPMDEQDQYDVALSKLVLTSRTETTWNDAFKPESKEARTSFHVRLDSAAVSATERYQDMAGAQAAAVARIDNVAAAMGTKDVSYLDVEIGNFQSSTSSEKVDYLASLIHRAGVLGADLGKVFAEVSLQEGVRSRNLVRRLVSSGKNIQDPSFLIRPSSVLRSASQHLRTYDSWKLIMRLRQTWSVLAPSIGEQIKMDCFAPLTKASAQLRQEVVSAFEKWRSWDLENVSESVLLNIVFGPPAKAQSNGGSDKPVMAVARIKQFQVALNPGPKQNAVTLVDLTTRLQVKPALQNQAGDQPAVLVNVHCEDAAVSLNWELCELASSILRMAKKMQSKPELEPEPENAARPKTPVKVQRQTVHCVLSLDHGSLILEAVNLYSSSFSNGTKISVLATRKADNTLNTNGILSCDSVSSSLRSHHQKLAKLVLEQPSVFVSHELQATQTTDSHTIKTTASNQYMNLTIRQDPVTLAEVLDLLVRDEFAQLYKLKDQLFPPSPRNPSPPKKKMADRLSAFKANAALFMDQYTITVPLLSSLTYTIHGTVSRAAMAADFGKELIFDFDIKENQHDIQVRVNNVARSISLLQIPPASGRIISHIEPGEHTISVYSSVELVQLDASAVYSLLSALNRPEISNAVSELQQQGRVIREHVDDVVGHHQQQDKPLNKDKKTETIMAYSTNLTFAGLEVFGNSPLPSEKEPVVANVLLRLDRVHVGVNNRVDGHGTTLSHPQFDVNLRGVRFEIRKGRDDGGDGGMRSCGSVAFGAVVTGSSQRGEDGEEEERRFFNVKSDGFRVELSPETVSTVVDVLGYMGDKIKDLDTSKELEYLKKLRQSRPRIMIDDGEGKARGEEEGEEEGGDIIDAFFSSVTYTFEMQDILVAWLVGGGGGGELEMMEDDDKEDLVLSLERIEFGTRTRNSARLTIENLQLQMVNPAQQDKKVRSSNSALLPEIIFKLAYVSTAEARRLAFQAVGKSLDLRLTSGCIIPAAKLNDSISLSLRNVQRASQNWNPVVNKRMGSSEPVSPDRTQEVNERKTGTSIFGKKRMESLLVDADFAGAVVHLSGKKAPDDIVSATRVAVRPGIRQGHDGTTAGSTVLRSPGLAWKVEYRDNARDDPSLHAEVKLDPSTNILSPSVVPLIVDISNSIKHVVSSRENDRKKQPSAAQSQAENIAAKVKLVEEDSILTADPTAVLGRMKLNLGLRICKQEFSLSCHPIAQVAATASFEDVYFTANTVRSIDHGNFFALSGAFTNLQASVKHVYSREPTGSFKVQSIVLSLLNSRHVSGTSGVSAILKVSPMEVSVNAKQLQDFLLFREIWLPREVLENPMVDAASSPIAKLATETSQGHLVQRYQQVARTAAFPWTASISITALKINVDLGQALGKSTFSINDFWVSSKKTSDWEQNLCLGFKMIGIESTGRMSGFVTLQDFKLRTSIEWPQREQALNETPMIQASVGFSQLRVKAAFDYQAFLVADVRQLEFLMYNVRRSKDGTGDRLVAIFDGEAVQVFGTTSSAAQGVAMWQAIQRLVKERREGFEVGLKEVERYMKRRRVEGVEGVVKRLSNAQNGGAGSPDRNDPESAVSKSPISLDTDVVVTLRAVNLGVFPSTFSDHQVFKMEALNAQARFAASVGEGRIHSILGLTLGQLRIGLAGVRNTTSPKTLSELSVEDVVTSATGSRGGTILKVPQVEAVMQTWQAIATPKQIDYIFKSAFEGKVEVGWNYSRISYIRGMWANHAKTLAQTWGRELPSVAGIKVTEDKTEGKGKEGEGEKTEKITAEVQVPMSKYEYRALEEPVIETPQLRDMGEATPPLEWIGLHRERLPNLVHQIVIVALLELAGEVEDAYEGILGSS, from the exons ATGTCGGGCTGGTTCAGCAATGAAACTGCCTTCAATGC GCAATTCTGCGGGATCCTGATAGCTTGTGGTGTCTT ATCAACATTCTCCTTGCTCTACTTCAACAGAGTCTTCGCGTCGATTGTCTCGTGGGGGATACGAACGTACACATGGCACCAATACCGAATCTACATCGATATACAGGCGCTCCAAATATCCTTGCTCGCTGGAcgcatcttcttcaccggtCTTCGATATCACGGCAATAACGAGACGATTCTAGTTCAGAATGGACACATCACATGGGCATACTGGCTACGAAGGGTTCGGCATGTGGAGATTGGGAAGGCAAAGGGCAAGGGAAACAAGCAAGATGTTGCTTCCGACGAACACTCAAGGAGGACACCGTGCCGTGTTGTAGTCTCGCTCCGTGGCTTGGAGTGGTTTATATACAATCGGAGCCCGGCCTACGACTCGATAGTAGCTGGTCTTTCAAACTCCGAGAagttggtggatgaggtACATCATGGATTGGACGATAAAGATGTGCCGGCTGGTCCTCCCTCTCGTTTGCGCCGACGCCCATCGCGACGGTCAAGTGCGTCCAGAAGCCCATCAGCAGGACGCTTCACCGCCCAGAACGACCGATCGGACACTCAAGAGAAAAGGCGCGACAGCTTCCTATCGTCTGCTTCTGATACAGGcagggatgaggagagcaGCAGCCCGAGCGGAGTGGATGACATACCACTCTTTTTGCAGACCTTGCCAATTCACTTGAAATGCAAAGGAGCGGCCATGGTCATGGGCAATGAGAATACCACGGCGGTATTGATTGTCAAGACCGAGTCTTTCTCAGGCGAAATCGATGCTACGGCCACCGAGACCGATACGACTGACCCGTACCGACAATGCTTCCGGCTGAAGTTCAAACACCCCGTGATCGAGATGAAGGAAAATCCAGATTTCAAGGAGGATCAAGTCAACCGTGCCGAACGAGAGAAACAGAGTGCCCAGGGGTCCTTGTCTCCGCCGAAAAAGCGTTCGTTCTTGCGAGGTCAAAAGAGTCGACTACGGGAGGGTCTAAGGGGCTTTATACCATTTTGGAACAAGTCCGTTGAGTCCTTCTCTCCATCGAGCAGAGGTATCGGGACCGCTGCAAGTCAAGTGCCTGGAAGTGGTCACTGGCAAGGGCTGTCACGTTACCTTTCCGAAGAGGCGGAGGATCAAAAGTCCAGGTGGTCATCCATCGAGTATGCTGCGGTGCCCACCCTTTTGGATAGTCCAGAAGCCACCTTGACGATATACTGGGATGTCCCAGGACTTGTCCAGCCCATGACAGCTTCACCGGCGGAGAAAGCCCCAGAGTTGTTGTCCAACATCAATGGTGACGAGCCCCCAGCATGGGCCATCAAACTATCAATAAACGGTGGCTCTGTGAACTATGGGCCATGGGCAGACAGACATCGTGCGGAACTTCAGCGCATCTTTGTACCCAGCCTCTGCAAAGATGCTGTTCCAACACCGCATCTTGTCCCCGGTGCGTATCGCGTGCCGACGCAGTTCAAGTTCTACCTCGAACTTGAGGACACCACCAATATCCGCATTCCCGTCAGGGAGGAATCGAAAAATTGGAGATGGAAGGGCAAGGAGCCAGACCCCAATAACAATACACGCGCCAACGAAACTCGCAAGTCTCGCGCTCGATCCAAGAAGTCTGATCAGGCCGCTAAGGTCCACCAGCGACCATATGGCTGGCTTGACATCAAAGCCCCGGTCAATACGACTGTGACTTATTCCATGGACATGACAGCTGGGAGCTCCGGATATAGCAACTCGCTCAATGTCGACTTTCCCAGTACCGAGATATCGAGCAGCATAAATCACGAGGTGTTATGGAAATCGGGTAGGCAGAGAATATCTTGTGATTTGTCCACCCCATTGCGATGGAATTCTCTTCGGCAATGGCACTTCAACATTGCCAGTGATGACCTATCGCTCTTCCTTTTGCGAGATCACATATTTCTTCTCACCGACCTAGTAGATGATTGGACAACTGGGCCTCCGCCTGACTACATGGTATTCACCCCATTCAGGTACCATgtcaacctccaactcccaaaCGTCCGCATTTTCTTGAATCTCAACGATGCCAATATCATCAACAGCCCGACGGACCTTGATGACAACACATTCCTCATAATATCGAGCCCACTGCTTCGATGCGTGACATCTGTGCCGATTGATACCTTCAGGCCCAGCAAGAATGCCATCCCCTTCGACATTCGTGCAGAAAATGCGTCAGTCGATTTGCACGTGCCACCGTGGAATACACAAGCGCCGTTTCTCACGTCAAAAGAGGTTGGGCATCTGGAAAATCTGGTCGTCGATGGCGCCTATCACTACAACGCAACTACCTCTCCATCTAACATTGACACCATCGTCCTGAATATCTCTGGGCAGTCGCCGTTCGCTCAGCTGCATGGGTTTCTGGTTCGTTACATGCTTGTCCTCAAGGACAATTATTTCGGTGAAGACGTCCATTTCAAAACGTTGGAGGAGTATCAAGATATGCTACGCTTGAAAGCCAACGATCCAAGTGCTGAGCTGGCCAACAAGCCGCCGCCTAAGAAGACGAACGACCTTGACGTCATCCTCAGCATAAGAGCGGATGACCCGAAGATTTTGCTTCCTGTAAATCTCTACTCATGCCAGCGGCACATCCGGATCGACACAGCAAACCTTGCCCTCGATCTGCGGTTTACTAATTACTACATGGATATGGAACTGACTCTTGCACCGCTCAACCTATCCTTGGGGAATACAGAGTCAGGGGCAGAAACACCTATCAGCGCAACGTCAAGCACCCAGCTCTTTGTGGATGGGATCACAGTCTATGGCCATCGCCTATTCGGGCTGCCTCCAGCCGAGCCCACCTACATGTGCAACTGGGATCTTTCTGTCGGGGCAGTCACTGGCGAGTGTACAGCAGAGTTCCTGACAACACTGGTCAGTGCAGGCAAGGCCTTCGTGTTCTGCTTGGACGACGAAGAGAACGCCCTCATCATACTCTCCTCGATTGTCGTCTACGATGTCACCTTTCTCCGGGTGTTTGTGGAGTCAGTGCAGATTTGGATCCACGTTGAGGAAGCTgcctttcttctttccactGGCCTGATCGATGTAAACTTCAACGACTGGGCTGGGTCACATTACTCCAAGCGGGCCAATGTCAAGATCCCGGATATCAAGCTATCCTGTGTCAATGCAGAATCAGCAACACGATACAAGACACGCCCTCAACATCCAGTAGAGACGGATGCACTTGTGGAAACCAGTGTACGGCTCGCCATGATAGGGCGAAAGGCGAACTTTTCTGAGGAGCGGAGACTTCAACAGGAGCTCATTCGTCGCCACGATCAGCGTACCCATCGAACGCCTTTTCTCGTGTTGCCTGGGTTCACGGATGATTTTGTACCTGAGCTGGTTGACCCTCCGTCTCAGAGCGTGCCGCCTGTCCCCTTGCCACTGACAATAGCAGAcgttggaggggatgatAGGGCATCTCTCAACTCTAGGGGGACATCGAGGCGATCCCGAGGCTTACGGCacaaatcctccttcctaTCTATTGCCAGTTCGGGGCAGAGCAGTATTCTGAAGCCTGCAAGCTCGCCGCGGCCAAGTGGATTAGGGAAACAGTCAGACCAGTATCTCCGATCTCCTGTCCGTCACCGGTTTGGTGGCCGGGGGTCGTTGCATGGACGAGAACTTTCACCCTCAACTCGCCATTCTGCCTTTTACAGCGCTCCAGAGGATAGCCAACAGCGTCAAGACGTGGTTCACAATACGGTTGCATTTTCCAGCCAGTATTTTGCGCCGTACTTTCCGCTTGAGAACGTCAAGCCAAGCCATAAGGAGGTGCTGCTACAGAGCATAGAGGcggacgatgacgatgatgattTTGACTCGTCAGACTTTAATCTTGGAGATATCGATCCTAGTCAACTCAGCGAAGAGTTGCCGTACACTGGTGTTCTTGTTGAGTTCCCCAATGGCTTGACGGCTTTTTGCAACCCAACATCATTGCGGCATGTCGCGACGCTGCTGGGGGCTCTGCAGCCTGTTGATCCTGATGTTATTCTTGACGCTATGCAAATCAGCTCTGTTCAGGAGGTTTTGGACATGCAGAAGGACCAGCATTTGAAGGGACGTATTGGTGATATATTGGTCAAGCTGCCACATGCCAACTTGCGGCTTGTTAATTCGTCTGATCCGAACTCGATTGAGCAGCCTATGGACGAGCAGGACCAGTATGATGTTGCGCTTTCGAAGCTGGTGCTTACCTCCCGGACGGAAACAACGTGGAATGATGCGTTCAAACCCGAGTCGAAAGAGGCTCGGACTTCTTTCCACGTTCGTCTGGATTCGGCTGCTGTTTCTGCCACTGAGCGGTATCAGGACATGGCGGGGGCTCAGGCAGCTGCGGTGGCTCGCATCGACAatgtggcggcggcgatggggaCCAAGGATGTCTCTTATCTTGATGTTGAGATTGGGAATTTCCAGAGCAGTACTTCGTCTGAGAAGGTTGATTATCTAGCCTCGTTGATTCACCGCGCCGGTGTTCTGGGGGCTGACCTCGGGAAGGTGTTTGCTGAGGTGTCGTTACAAGAGGGTGTCAGGTCTCGGAATCTGGTTCGACGGCTTGTTTCTTCCGGCAAGAATATTCAAGATCCTTCGTTTCTCATACGGCCTTCATCGGTGCTTCGCTCGGCGTCTCAGCATTTGAGAACGTATGATTCTTGGAAACTGATCATGCGTCTTCGCCAGACTTGGTCGGTTTTGGCTCCGTCAATAGGGGAGCAGATCAAGATGGACTGTTTTGCGCCGCTGACGAAAGCATCGGCCCAGCTCAGACAGGAGGTGGTGTCGGCTTTTGAgaagtggaggagttgggatttggagaaTGTTTCCGAAAGCGTGCTATTAAATATTGTTTTTGGACCGCCGGCGAAGGCGCAGAGTAATGGGGGTTCGGACAAGCCGGTAATGGCTGTTGCGAGGATCAAGCAGTTTCAGGTTGCTTTGAATCCGGGACCGAAGCAGAATGCTGTTACGCTGGTGGATCTTACGACGAGACTGCAGGTCAAACCTGCTCTTCAGAACCAGGCGGGTGACCAGCCTGCCGTACTCGTCAATGTTCACTGCGAGGATGCTGCTGTCAGCTTGAACTGGGAGCTTTGCGAACTGGCGAGCAGTATCTTGAggatggccaagaagatgCAAAGCAAACCGGAACTGGAGCCTGAGCCAGAGAATGCAGCTAGACCAAAGACACCCGTCAAGGTTCAGAGACAGACAGTTCACTGCGTCCTGTCTCTCGACCATGGCTCTCTCATCTTGGAAGCTGTCAACCTCTACTCATCGTCTTTCAGCAACGGGACCAAGATTTCAGTATTGGCTACGAGAAAAGCCGACAATACATTGAACACGAACGGTATTCTGAGCTGCGACTCTGTGTCCTCCAGTCTTCGCAGCCATCACCAGAAGCTTGCCAAGCTGGTGCTCGAACAGCCGAGTGTATTCGTCTCGCACGAGCTCCAAGCAACGCAAACCACCGATTCCCACACGATCAAGACAACGGCAAGCAACCAGTACATGAACCTGACAATTAGACAAGACCCCGTCACCCTCGCAGAAGTCCTCGACCTGCTAGTCCGCGACGAGTTTGCACAGCTGTACAAACTAAAAGACcaactcttccccccctcacccagaAACCCTTCGcccccgaagaagaagatggcagACCGACTATCCGCCTTCAAGGCCAACGCCGCGCTCTTTATGGACCAATACACCATCACCGTGCCCCTTCTTAGTTCCCTCACATACACCATCCACGGCACCGTCTCCAGAGCCGCCATGGCAGCCGACTTTGGTAAGGAGCTcatctttgactttgacatcAAGGAAAACCAGCACGACATCCAAGTCAGGGTCAACAATGTCGCCCGCAGCATCTCGCTCCTTCAGATCCCGCCCGCGAGCGGGAGGATAATAAGCCACATTGAACCGGGCGAGCACACGATCAGCGTGTACTCGTCTGTGGAACTGGTGCAGCTTGATGCGTCGGCTGTGTACAGCCTCCTTTCTGCGCTCAACAGGCCTGAGATCTCTAATGCTGTTAGTGagttgcagcagcaggggaGGGTTATACGAGAGCATGTCGATGACGTTGttggccaccaccagcagcaggatAAACCGCTTAATAAGGACAAGAAGACCGAGACGATAATGGCTTACTCGACCAACCTCACGTTtgcggggttggaggtgtttGGGAATAGTCCTCTGCCGTCGGAGAAGGAACCGGTGGTGGCGAATGTGCTGTTGAGGCTTGATAGGGTTCATGTGGGGGTTAACAACCGGGTGGACGGGCACGGGACTACGTTGAGTCATCCGCAGTTTGATGTTAACTTGAGGGGGGTTAGGTTTGAGATTAGGAAGGGacgggatgatgggggggatggtggtatGAGGAGTTGTGGGAGTGTGGCTtttggggcggtggtgacgggGAGTTCGCAAcggggagaagatggggaggaggaggagaggaggtttttTAATGTCAAGAGTGATGGGTTTCGGGTTGAGCTCTCGCCTGAGACGGTGTCgactgttgttgatgttttggggtACATGGGGGATAAGATCAAGGATCTTGACACGAGCAAGGAGCTGGAGTATTTGAAAAAGTTGAGGcagtcgaggccgaggattatgattgatgatggggagggaaaagcgcggggtgaagaggaaggggaggaagaagggggagataTTATTGATGCGTTTTTCTCGAGTGTTACTTATACTTTTGAGATGCAGGATATTCTGGttgcttggttggttggtggtggtggtggtggtgagctggagatgatggaggatgatgataagGAGGATCTTGTTTTGTCGCTTGAACGGATCGAGTttgggacgaggacgaggaactCGGCGAGGTTGACGATTGAGAATTTGCAGCTGCAGATGGTCAACCCTGCCCAGCAAGACAAGAAGGTCAGATCGTCGAATTCGGCGTTGTTGCCGGAGATTATTTTCAAGCTGGCGTATGTCTCTACGGCagaggcgaggaggttggcttTCCAGGCGGTTGGGAAGAGCTTGGACTTGAGGCTGACGAGTGGGTGTATTATTCCGGCGGCGAAGCTGAATGATTCGATTAGTTTGAGCCTTAGGAATGTGCAGAGGGCGTCGCAGAATTGGAATCCGGTTGTGAACAAGAGGATGGGTAGTTCGGAGCCGGTTTCGCCTGACAGGACGCAAGAAGTGAATGAGAGGAAGACTGGTACTAGTATTTTTgggaaaaagaggatggAGTCGTTGCTGGTGGATGCCGATTttgcgggggcggtggtgcatTTGAGTGGGAAGAAGGCGCCGGATGATATTGTGAGTGCGACGAGGGTTGCGGTGAGGCCGGGGATACGGCAGGGTCATGATGGGACAACAGCGGGGAGCACCGTGTTGAGATCTCCTGGGCTGGCGTGGAAGGTGGAGTATAGGGATAATGCGAGGGATGATCCGTCGCTTCATGCGGAGGTGAAGTTGGATCCGTCGACGAATATTCTTTCGCCGTCGGTGGTGCCGCTGATTGTTGATATCAGCAATAGCATCAAGCATGTCGTTAGCAGCAGGGAGAATGATCGCAAGAAACAACCGAGTGCTGCGCAGTCACAAGCGGAGAACATCGCGGCCAAGGTcaagcttgtcgaggaggataGTATCCTCACGGCAGACCCGACGGCTGTGTTGGGGCGGATGAAACTCAACCTTGGATTGAGGATCTGCAAGCAGGAGTTTTCGCTGAGCTGTCATCCTATTGCTCAGGTGGCTGCTACGGCGAGCTTTGAGGATGTCTACTTCACCGCCAACACGGTCCGCTCGATCGACCACGGGAACTTCTTTGCCTTGTCGGGCGCGTTCACCAACCTGCAGGCTTCTGTCAAGCATGTCTACTCTCGCGAGCCGACGGGGAGCTTCAAGGTGCAGTCGATTGTGCTCTCGCTGTTGAACAGTAGGCATGTCAGTGGCACGAGCGGAGTTTCGGCGATTCTCAAAGTCAGTCCCATGGAGGTCTCGGTCAATGCGAAGCAGCTCCAGGACTTTTTGCTGTTTAGGGAGATTTGGCTGCCgagggaggtgctggagaaTCCGATGGTGGAtgctgcttcttcaccgATTGCTAAGCTTGCTACGGAGACGTCGCAGGGGCATCTTGTTCAGCGGTATCAGCAGGTGGCTCGGACGGCGGCGTTTCCCTGGACGGCGAGTATCAGTATCACGGCACTGAAGATCAACGTTGATTTGGGACAGGCGTTGGGGAAGTCGACCTTTTCGATCAATGACTTTTGGGTTTCTAGCAAAAAGACGTCGGACTGGGAGCAAAACCTCTGCCTTGGGTTCAAGATGATTGGGATTGAGTCTACGGGGAGGATGTCTGGGTTTGTCACCCTTCAAGACTTCAAGCTCCGGACGAGCATTGAGTGGCCGCAACGGGAGCAAGCGCTGAACGAGACGCCTATGATTCAAGCTTCGGTCGGGTTCAGCCAACTGAGAGTAAAAGCAGCATTTGACTACCAGGCCTTCCTCGTCGCGGACGTGAGACAGCTCGAGTTCTTGATGTACAACGTTCGCAGAAGCAAAGACGGGACGGGTGATAGGCTTGTCGCCATCTTTGACGGAGAAGCAGTTCAAGTCTTTGGCACTACGAGTTCGGCGGCACAGGGGGTGGCGATGTGGCAGGCTATTCAGAGACTAGTAAAAGAAAGAAGGGAAGGATTTGAGGTTGGgctgaaggaggtggagaggtacATGAAACGGAGGCgagtggaaggggtggaaggggtggtgaagaggttgagTAATGCGCAAAATGGGGGAGCAGGGTCACCGGACAGGAATGATCCTGAGAGTGCGGTGAGCAAGAGTCCGATTTCTCTTGACActgatgtggtggtgacgtTGAGGGCTGTCAACCTGGGCGTTTTCCCCAGCACGTTCTCGGATCATCAGGTGTTCAAGATGGAAGCGCTCAATGCTCAGGCAAGGTTTGCGGCGAGTGTAGGTGAAGGGAGGATCCATTCGATATTGGGATTGACGCTTGGGCAGTTGAGGATTGGGTTGGCGGGTGTACGGAACACGACTTCCCCAAAGACGCTCTCTGAGCTCTCGGTTGAGGATGTCGTTACTAGCGCTACTGGGTCACGAGGAGGCACCATCCTCAAGGTTCCGCAAGTCGAGGCGGTGATGCAAACCTGGCAAGCCATCGCGACCCCCAAGCAAATAGACTATATCTTCAAATCGGCTTTTGAGGGCAAGGTCGAGGTCGGCTGGAACTACAGCCGGATTTCCTACATCAGAGGCATGTGGGCTAATCACGCCAAGACTCTCGCGCAGAcatgggggagggagctgcCAAGTGTAGCGGGCATCAAGGTGACAGAAGACAAGACAGAAGGcaaaggaaaggaaggggaaggtgagAAGACGGAGAAGATCACGGCGGAGGTCCAGGTACCGATGAGCAAGTATGAGTAccgggcgttggaggagccGGTGATTGAGACGCCGCAGCTGAGGGATATGGGGGAGGCGACGCCGCCGCTGGAGTGGATTGGGTTGCACAGGGAGAGGCTCCCGAACTTGGTGCATCAGATTGTGATTGTTGCTttgttggagctggcgggagaggtggaggatgcgtATGAGGGGATTTTGGGGagcagttga